A region of Pyxidicoccus parkwaysis DNA encodes the following proteins:
- a CDS encoding PTS sugar transporter subunit IIA, producing the protein MVGLVVASHGRLAEELVSTAEQIVGKLPAVATCNIEPGTPVEELRAKMKQAVSRVDEGEGVIILADLFGGTPCKESLMMCQRMNLEVLAGVNLPMLLKANSLRNEQMSLPEMANQLASHGQRNITCASALLREAQQQPRT; encoded by the coding sequence ATGGTCGGCCTCGTCGTCGCATCGCACGGGCGTCTAGCGGAGGAGCTGGTCTCCACCGCGGAGCAGATCGTGGGAAAGCTTCCCGCGGTGGCAACCTGCAACATCGAGCCGGGGACTCCCGTCGAGGAGCTCCGCGCGAAGATGAAGCAGGCGGTGTCGCGCGTGGATGAGGGGGAAGGTGTCATCATCCTCGCGGACCTGTTCGGCGGCACTCCGTGCAAGGAGTCGCTGATGATGTGTCAGCGGATGAACCTGGAGGTTCTCGCTGGCGTCAACCTGCCCATGCTTCTCAAGGCGAACTCGCTCCGCAATGAGCAGATGTCCCTTCCGGAGATGGCCAACCAGCTGGCTTCCCACGGCCAGCGCAACATCACCTGTGCATCCGCCCTGCTTCGCGAGGCCCAGCAGCAGCCGCGAACTTGA
- a CDS encoding PTS sugar transporter subunit IIB yields the protein MITLVRVDNRLIHGQVVEAWLPFLKVSRVVVADDEAASSPLIRAAMALAVQSAIEVQILPLAQVDFAALSKDGVRTLVLLRDVAAVPFAFAHGLTLDELNLGNVHFGTGRRQVSPSVFLAEAELKALQQLSDKGVRVEARAVPSEKPVELLDLTDRWAKAG from the coding sequence GTGATCACCCTGGTCCGCGTCGACAACCGCCTCATCCATGGTCAGGTCGTCGAGGCCTGGCTGCCCTTCCTCAAGGTCTCCCGGGTCGTCGTGGCGGATGACGAGGCGGCTTCCAGCCCCCTCATCCGCGCGGCCATGGCGCTCGCCGTCCAGAGCGCCATCGAGGTGCAGATCCTCCCGCTCGCCCAGGTGGACTTCGCGGCCCTGTCCAAGGATGGGGTGCGCACCCTGGTGCTGCTGCGCGACGTGGCGGCCGTGCCCTTCGCCTTCGCGCACGGGCTGACCCTGGACGAGCTCAACCTGGGCAACGTGCACTTCGGCACCGGGCGCCGGCAGGTGTCCCCGTCCGTCTTCCTGGCGGAGGCGGAGCTGAAGGCGCTCCAGCAGCTCTCCGACAAGGGCGTGCGCGTGGAGGCCCGCGCGGTGCCCTCGGAGAAGCCCGTGGAGTTGCTGGACCTCACCGACCGGTGGGCGAAGGCCGGGTGA
- a CDS encoding PTS sugar transporter subunit IIC, with product MSVVWTQVALAGLWGGLVALERKAFLQAMLSRPLVAATIMGLLLGDVPSGLAVGLLLELFFLGTANLGASLPENDTLAATGTSAAAATLTAATGAGSTPAIWSLAVLLFIGLGRVGRRADRLLEGYSARLARLALASAESGNLSRAVRQNLWGMWPHFVLYGCLTALCALVGFFVEPLLQALPPAVIRGLAWAWPAMASVAAAIAAQGSHARRAPLYAALGAAAVTVAVVLLLLREHR from the coding sequence GTGAGCGTTGTCTGGACCCAGGTGGCGCTCGCGGGGCTGTGGGGCGGCTTGGTGGCCTTGGAGCGCAAGGCGTTCCTCCAGGCCATGCTGTCCCGCCCGCTCGTGGCCGCCACCATCATGGGCCTGCTGCTCGGGGACGTGCCCTCCGGTCTGGCCGTGGGGTTGCTCCTCGAACTGTTCTTCCTGGGCACCGCCAACCTGGGCGCCTCGCTGCCGGAGAACGACACGCTGGCGGCCACCGGCACCAGCGCCGCCGCCGCCACGCTCACCGCCGCCACGGGCGCCGGCTCCACGCCGGCCATCTGGTCCCTCGCCGTGCTGCTCTTCATCGGCCTGGGGCGGGTGGGGCGCCGGGCGGACAGGCTGCTGGAGGGCTACTCGGCCCGGCTGGCCCGCCTGGCGCTGGCCTCCGCGGAGTCCGGCAACCTCTCCCGCGCGGTGCGGCAGAACCTGTGGGGCATGTGGCCGCACTTCGTGCTGTACGGCTGCCTCACGGCCCTCTGCGCGCTGGTGGGCTTCTTCGTGGAGCCGCTGCTCCAGGCGCTGCCTCCCGCGGTGATTCGCGGGCTGGCGTGGGCCTGGCCGGCCATGGCCTCGGTGGCGGCGGCCATCGCCGCGCAGGGCAGCCACGCGCGCCGCGCGCCCCTCTACGCGGCGCTGGGCGCGGCGGCGGTGACGGTGGCGGTGGTCCTCCTCCTGCTGCGGGAGCACCGGTGA
- a CDS encoding PTS system mannose/fructose/sorbose family transporter subunit IID, producing MSAPDTSLPSWVLLRVFLRSLFLQASWNPKGMQNLGLAYAIYPVLRHLYPEGAAREEAVRRHLVFFNTHPYVAAAIVGGVVNHEIRIARGEETPDKVVAFKAALMGPLAALGDGFFWLSLKPAVGAVCAATVPLLGVWSVPLFLVLYNLVHVLLRVKLYWLGLSLGDRLVEAVARANLPTRGAKLRAVAATSAGGLAAWLSVSFGTNAGGARAPFLAAGCLALGVASYVLVSRRVPNYVVLYLAAGLACAAGAFL from the coding sequence GTGAGCGCGCCCGACACGTCGCTGCCGTCGTGGGTGCTGCTGCGCGTCTTCCTGCGCTCGCTCTTCCTCCAGGCGTCGTGGAACCCCAAGGGCATGCAGAACCTGGGGCTGGCCTACGCCATCTATCCCGTGCTGCGGCACCTGTACCCGGAGGGCGCCGCGCGCGAGGAGGCGGTGCGCCGGCACCTCGTCTTCTTCAACACCCACCCGTACGTGGCGGCGGCGATTGTCGGCGGCGTCGTCAACCACGAGATTCGCATCGCCCGGGGCGAGGAGACGCCGGATAAAGTCGTGGCCTTCAAGGCCGCGCTGATGGGGCCACTGGCGGCGCTGGGGGACGGCTTCTTCTGGCTGTCCCTCAAGCCGGCGGTGGGCGCGGTGTGCGCGGCCACGGTGCCGCTGTTGGGCGTGTGGTCGGTGCCGCTGTTCCTGGTGCTCTACAACCTGGTGCACGTGCTGTTGCGCGTGAAGCTGTACTGGCTGGGCCTGTCCCTGGGGGACCGGCTGGTGGAGGCGGTGGCGAGGGCGAACCTGCCCACGCGCGGGGCGAAGCTGCGGGCGGTGGCGGCGACGAGCGCGGGCGGCCTGGCGGCCTGGCTGTCCGTGTCGTTCGGGACGAATGCGGGAGGGGCCCGTGCGCCCTTCCTGGCGGCCGGGTGTCTGGCCCTGGGGGTGGCGTCCTACGTGCTGGTGAGTCGTCGGGTGCCGAACTACGTGGTGCTCTACCTTGCCGCGGGGCTGGCCTGCGCGGCGGGGGCATTCCTTTAA
- a CDS encoding HPr family phosphocarrier protein: protein MATVAEGTYEIINALGLHARAAAQMVKVANRFKSEVTLEAQGQRANAKSIMGVLMLAAAQGTIVKVTCKGDDADACLQELAKLIGDRFGEAQ from the coding sequence ATGGCAACCGTGGCCGAAGGGACATACGAAATCATCAACGCCCTGGGCCTGCACGCGCGGGCGGCGGCGCAGATGGTGAAGGTGGCCAACCGCTTCAAGAGCGAGGTCACCCTCGAGGCCCAGGGCCAGCGGGCCAATGCCAAATCCATCATGGGTGTGCTCATGCTCGCCGCCGCCCAGGGCACCATCGTGAAGGTCACCTGCAAGGGTGACGACGCCGACGCCTGTCTCCAGGAGTTGGCAAAACTCATCGGGGACCGTTTCGGCGAGGCCCAGTGA
- the ptsP gene encoding phosphoenolpyruvate--protein phosphotransferase, with protein sequence MSSQATPTLRLLGIGASPGVAVGHAFILDRKRIRTPKLRLAEAEVEPERMRMKTAIELSDRQLAELKDQITRTEGSDHALILEAHRLMLHDPMLVDEVNRLIIDDRINAEWAVRRVARKIKHLFDNIPDEYFRERRSDVDYVADRIIRNLMGQVVDEEVEVPAEAIVVAHDLSPADAALMARSGRVAGFVTDLGGQTSHTAIVARARETPAVVGAGRASEQISPGDLVAMDGIRGVILVNPSEEQLAVFREDQRRYQESERLALTTKDLPAVSTDGYRIKLYGNMEFLEEIPSLLAHGAEGIGLYRTEFMFLDRKTAPTEEEHYRAYKQVLEAMGGRPVTIRTLDLGGDKVPGKTKHEKEPNPAMGLRAIRYCLSNRELFRTQLRALLRASVHGNLRLMFPLICGVSELREARSELEACRTSLGRAGVPVGKRFPVGIMVETPSAAMIADRLAQEADFFSIGTNDLIQYSLAIDRQNREVAYLYRPLHLSVLRLLRTIIDAGKAANIPVSMCGEMAGDPLYTLVLLALGFDELSMTSGQIPGVKRFIRRVSRADAVELLNGAMELTTAEEIERYVRTEMDRRFAEVLEPPAAPPGEPESAEHQPTDRTTG encoded by the coding sequence GTGAGCAGCCAGGCCACCCCCACCCTGAGGTTGTTGGGCATCGGCGCCTCTCCCGGCGTGGCGGTGGGCCACGCATTCATCCTGGACCGCAAGCGCATCCGCACCCCCAAGCTCCGCCTCGCGGAGGCCGAGGTGGAGCCCGAGCGGATGCGGATGAAGACCGCGATTGAGCTGTCCGACCGGCAGCTCGCCGAGCTGAAGGACCAGATTACGCGCACCGAGGGCAGCGACCACGCCCTCATCCTGGAAGCGCACCGGCTGATGCTCCACGACCCCATGCTCGTGGACGAGGTCAACCGGCTCATCATCGACGACCGCATCAACGCCGAGTGGGCCGTCCGGCGCGTGGCGCGCAAAATCAAGCACCTCTTCGACAACATCCCCGACGAGTACTTCCGCGAGCGCCGCTCGGATGTGGACTACGTCGCGGACCGCATCATCCGCAACCTGATGGGCCAGGTGGTGGACGAGGAGGTGGAAGTCCCCGCCGAGGCGATTGTCGTCGCCCATGACCTATCCCCCGCGGACGCGGCGCTGATGGCGCGCAGCGGGCGGGTGGCGGGCTTCGTCACGGATTTGGGCGGCCAGACGAGCCACACGGCGATTGTCGCGCGGGCGCGCGAGACGCCGGCGGTGGTGGGCGCCGGGAGGGCCAGCGAGCAGATTTCGCCGGGCGACCTGGTGGCCATGGACGGCATCCGGGGCGTCATCCTCGTCAACCCGTCCGAGGAGCAGCTCGCCGTCTTCCGCGAGGACCAGCGCCGCTACCAGGAGAGCGAGCGGCTGGCCCTGACGACGAAGGACCTGCCGGCGGTGAGCACCGACGGCTACCGCATCAAGCTCTACGGGAACATGGAGTTCCTGGAGGAAATCCCCTCGCTGCTGGCGCACGGCGCGGAAGGCATTGGCCTGTACCGCACCGAGTTCATGTTCCTGGACCGGAAGACGGCGCCGACGGAGGAGGAGCACTACCGCGCGTACAAGCAGGTGCTGGAGGCCATGGGCGGACGGCCCGTCACCATCCGCACGCTGGATTTGGGCGGCGACAAGGTGCCGGGCAAGACGAAGCACGAGAAGGAGCCCAACCCGGCCATGGGCCTGCGGGCCATCCGCTACTGCCTGTCCAACCGGGAGCTGTTCCGCACGCAGCTGCGCGCGCTCCTACGCGCCAGCGTGCACGGCAACCTGCGGCTGATGTTCCCGCTCATCTGCGGCGTGAGTGAGCTGCGCGAGGCACGCAGCGAGCTGGAGGCGTGCCGCACGTCGCTGGGCCGCGCGGGCGTGCCCGTGGGCAAGCGCTTCCCGGTGGGCATCATGGTGGAGACGCCGAGCGCGGCGATGATTGCGGACCGGCTCGCGCAGGAGGCGGACTTCTTCTCCATCGGCACCAACGACCTCATCCAGTACTCGCTGGCCATCGACCGCCAGAATCGCGAGGTGGCCTACCTCTACCGGCCGCTGCACCTGTCCGTGCTGCGCCTCTTGCGCACCATCATCGACGCGGGCAAGGCGGCGAACATCCCCGTGTCCATGTGCGGTGAGATGGCGGGAGACCCGCTGTACACGCTGGTGCTGCTGGCGCTCGGCTTCGACGAGCTGTCCATGACGTCGGGACAGATTCCGGGGGTGAAGCGCTTCATCCGCCGGGTGAGCCGCGCGGACGCCGTGGAGCTGCTCAACGGCGCCATGGAGCTCACCACGGCGGAGGAAATCGAGCGCTACGTGCGCACGGAGATGGACCGCCGCTTCGCCGAGGTGCTGGAGCCTCCCGCCGCCCCGCCCGGCGAGCCCGAGTCCGCCGAGCACCAGCCCACGGACCGCACCACGGGCTGA
- a CDS encoding MgtC/SapB family protein, with product MDERTIALRLTLAALLGAALGLEREVRGQDAGLRTHILVSLGACCFTLASVFIEVPLAVGGAPDGTRGDISRIASQVVVGIGFLGAGVILRHGGQVRGLTTAANLWLTASVGLACGLGFFAAAGFTMAIAMLCLTGLRPIERAIHRYRVRRGLQPDKDIAGSHPPELPSRDED from the coding sequence GTGGACGAGAGGACCATCGCCCTGAGACTGACCCTGGCGGCGCTGCTCGGCGCCGCGCTGGGCCTGGAGCGTGAGGTGCGCGGGCAGGACGCCGGCCTGCGCACCCACATCCTCGTGTCGCTGGGCGCGTGCTGCTTCACGCTGGCCAGCGTCTTCATCGAGGTGCCGCTCGCCGTGGGCGGCGCCCCCGATGGTACGCGGGGGGACATCAGCCGCATCGCCAGCCAGGTGGTGGTGGGCATCGGCTTCCTGGGCGCGGGCGTCATCCTGCGCCATGGCGGGCAGGTGCGGGGGCTGACGACGGCGGCCAACCTGTGGCTCACCGCCTCCGTGGGCCTGGCGTGCGGGCTGGGCTTCTTCGCGGCGGCGGGCTTCACCATGGCCATTGCCATGCTGTGCCTGACGGGGCTGCGCCCCATCGAGCGCGCCATCCACCGCTACCGCGTGCGGCGCGGCCTGCAGCCGGACAAGGACATCGCCGGCTCCCATCCGCCCGAGCTCCCGTCCCGCGACGAGGACTGA
- a CDS encoding MXAN_6521/LA_1396 family lipoprotein, producing the protein MTTKRLWPVLGLGLLCACSTVKSQRLRPDYAQVDKQQVKRLVVVTQPLPDNKPQVGELWSLLARQWVNQNRDFIVKSNVARPDKPEDTSFKGLCEEGMEGVLWLEPSITLKARGEGAEAAVKARLTRCRDGEEVWAAEAAGSWGSKDEDYAQRIEQYVQELGEEVRPYVVPSAKLLSATLDTLPNPQLNDADKDEKIELGE; encoded by the coding sequence ATGACGACGAAGCGACTGTGGCCCGTGCTCGGGCTGGGCCTGCTGTGCGCGTGCTCCACGGTGAAGAGCCAGCGGCTCCGCCCCGACTACGCGCAGGTGGACAAGCAGCAGGTGAAGCGGCTGGTGGTGGTGACGCAGCCTTTGCCGGACAACAAGCCCCAGGTGGGCGAGCTGTGGAGCCTCCTCGCCCGCCAGTGGGTGAACCAGAACCGGGACTTCATCGTGAAGTCCAACGTGGCGCGGCCCGACAAACCCGAGGACACGTCCTTCAAGGGCCTGTGCGAGGAGGGCATGGAGGGCGTGCTCTGGCTGGAGCCGAGCATCACCCTCAAGGCCAGGGGCGAGGGCGCGGAGGCGGCCGTGAAGGCGCGGCTGACGCGCTGCCGCGACGGGGAAGAGGTCTGGGCCGCGGAGGCCGCCGGGAGCTGGGGCTCCAAGGACGAGGACTACGCGCAGCGCATCGAGCAGTACGTCCAGGAGTTGGGCGAGGAGGTGCGGCCCTACGTGGTGCCCTCCGCGAAGCTGCTGTCCGCCACGCTGGACACGTTGCCCAATCCCCAACTGAACGACGCGGACAAGGACGAGAAGATAGAGCTGGGTGAGTAG